The Spirochaetota bacterium genome has a segment encoding these proteins:
- the ccsA gene encoding cytochrome c biogenesis protein CcsA: MKVLTAALKSFYILMPVAIVMAFLWAPAAEILGDASRIIYFHVPIAWVSILSFVVAGLLSILFLADRGRRFSGLDEKAHNSATIGLACTVMTVITGSIWARISWGVFWNWDPRETSIVIILLIYIAYFSIQGALGSNENRGRIGSAYLILAMITLPFFAFLVPRIYPSLHPDPIINADRTIFLDGRMRATLAVAIGSFTLLFCHILSIMNRITRIQHQIEETSHEAD; encoded by the coding sequence ATGAAAGTTTTAACCGCAGCATTGAAATCATTCTATATCCTGATGCCGGTCGCCATCGTGATGGCTTTCCTGTGGGCGCCCGCGGCTGAAATACTGGGTGATGCCAGCCGCATCATCTATTTCCACGTGCCCATAGCCTGGGTTTCGATTCTGTCCTTTGTCGTGGCGGGACTGCTCTCCATCCTGTTTCTGGCCGACAGGGGCCGCCGGTTCTCCGGCCTTGATGAAAAAGCCCATAATTCAGCGACAATAGGCCTGGCGTGCACCGTCATGACCGTCATAACCGGATCGATCTGGGCAAGGATCAGCTGGGGCGTTTTCTGGAACTGGGACCCCCGGGAGACATCCATCGTGATAATCCTTCTTATTTACATCGCCTATTTCAGCATTCAGGGTGCCCTGGGCAGCAACGAGAACCGCGGAAGGATAGGCTCCGCCTATCTGATCCTGGCCATGATCACCCTGCCATTCTTTGCCTTCCTGGTGCCAAGGATCTACCCGTCCCTGCATCCGGACCCGATCATAAACGCCGACCGCACAATTTTTCTCGACGGCCGGATGCGCGCGACTTTGGCGGTCGCCATCGGTTCCTTTACCCTGTTATTTTGTCATATACTCTCTATCATGAATCGCATCACACGCATACAACATCAGATTGAGGAAACCAGTCATGAGGCTGATTAA
- a CDS encoding CcmD family protein: MDTLYAQEPVTSDQIPRDKDQKSENTTTLYLVMAVILFIWLGLALFLFRLDRKVARLERQTKDLK; the protein is encoded by the coding sequence ATGGATACGCTCTACGCCCAGGAACCCGTTACGTCCGATCAGATCCCTCGTGATAAAGATCAAAAATCCGAGAATACGACAACGCTCTACCTGGTCATGGCTGTGATCCTTTTCATATGGCTCGGGCTGGCCCTTTTTCTGTTCAGACTGGACCGCAAAGTGGCACGGCTGGAACGGCAGACAAAAGACCTGAAGTGA
- the recN gene encoding DNA repair protein RecN encodes MGLVYGGTTTMLLEMRIKNFVIIEDLAISFGKGLNILTGETGAGKSILIDALSGILGEKMTTDMIRTGFEKASLEAVFDISSSPQVRQVLEESGIDCDDDSLILRRELYSSGKGRSFANSVQVPASKLKECSEYLIDIHGQNEHQNIVKVSRHRELLDSFGGLDGDVSRVRAIHERLQNLKDRLNSFEIDEREKARRIEYNSFAIKEIDAAGLKIGEEEELKNESLLLANSEKLFKEINTSSRLMGGEGGIISKLKTADQSLSRVSEYDPEIAGTLDAIKEALYSLEDASIFLRDYEKNIDFSPERINQVEERLSLLSTLKKKYGDTVQDIVNYAEKARKELDAINSGDEEKERLKNEYRLAVKDAKETALALSDQRKEVARRLEAKVMKELADLGMAGTQFRVSIQREASPEGEIEADNKRYALYPHGLDRIEFLLSANAGEDLRQLRKVASGGEMSRIMLAIKNVILSADIVDSLVFDEVDAGIGGKVAEIVGRKLKSLAGNRQVLVVTHLPQIAAMSDRHYTVQKGKTGERVTTLVKQLSAKEKIREVARMLAGETITDISMKHAEEMVRNAEKIPAPGR; translated from the coding sequence GTGGGGTTAGTATACGGCGGGACCACGACAATGCTCCTCGAGATGAGAATAAAAAACTTTGTCATCATTGAAGATCTTGCCATCTCTTTCGGCAAAGGCCTCAATATCCTGACCGGCGAAACAGGCGCGGGAAAATCGATCCTCATAGACGCGCTTTCGGGCATCCTGGGCGAAAAGATGACCACCGACATGATCAGGACCGGGTTCGAGAAAGCCAGCCTGGAGGCGGTGTTCGACATCTCCTCATCACCCCAGGTACGGCAGGTCCTTGAGGAATCCGGCATCGACTGCGATGACGATTCCCTCATCCTTCGCCGGGAGCTCTATTCCAGCGGCAAGGGACGCTCCTTTGCCAATTCTGTGCAGGTGCCGGCTTCCAAGCTGAAGGAATGTTCCGAATACCTGATCGATATCCACGGCCAAAACGAGCACCAGAACATAGTCAAGGTTTCGCGGCACCGCGAGCTCCTGGACAGCTTCGGCGGCCTCGACGGCGACGTTTCACGGGTCCGGGCGATTCACGAGCGCCTCCAGAATCTGAAAGACCGTCTTAATTCCTTCGAAATCGACGAGCGCGAAAAGGCCCGCCGCATAGAGTACAACTCCTTCGCCATCAAAGAGATCGACGCCGCCGGATTGAAGATCGGGGAAGAGGAGGAGCTGAAAAACGAATCACTGCTCCTGGCAAACTCGGAAAAGCTGTTCAAGGAAATCAACACCTCCTCCCGCCTGATGGGCGGTGAGGGAGGCATCATATCGAAGCTGAAAACCGCGGATCAGAGCCTCTCCAGGGTCTCGGAATATGACCCGGAAATTGCGGGGACCCTTGACGCGATCAAGGAGGCCCTCTATTCCCTGGAAGACGCGTCCATCTTCCTGCGCGATTACGAAAAAAACATCGATTTTTCGCCGGAGCGGATCAACCAGGTGGAAGAGAGGCTTTCGCTCCTGTCAACGTTGAAGAAAAAATACGGGGACACCGTCCAGGACATTGTTAACTACGCTGAAAAGGCGCGCAAGGAGCTTGATGCGATCAATTCCGGCGACGAGGAAAAGGAGCGCCTGAAAAACGAATACCGCCTGGCGGTGAAGGATGCGAAGGAGACAGCCCTGGCACTGTCCGACCAGCGCAAGGAGGTGGCCCGCCGCCTTGAGGCAAAGGTCATGAAGGAGCTCGCTGACCTCGGCATGGCTGGGACCCAGTTCCGTGTTTCCATCCAGCGGGAAGCGAGCCCAGAGGGTGAAATCGAGGCAGACAACAAGCGCTATGCCCTCTATCCCCACGGCCTGGACCGGATCGAGTTTCTTCTTTCAGCCAACGCCGGCGAAGACCTGCGCCAGCTCCGTAAGGTCGCCTCGGGCGGCGAAATGTCGCGGATCATGCTTGCCATCAAGAACGTCATTCTCTCCGCCGATATCGTCGACAGCCTGGTTTTCGACGAGGTCGATGCTGGCATCGGCGGAAAGGTCGCCGAGATCGTGGGCCGGAAACTGAAATCCCTGGCCGGGAACCGCCAGGTCCTCGTGGTGACCCACCTTCCCCAGATCGCCGCCATGTCCGACCGGCACTACACCGTGCAGAAAGGAAAGACCGGCGAGCGCGTCACCACACTGGTGAAGCAGCTCTCGGCCAAGGAAAAGATCAGGGAAGTAGCCCGGATGCTGGCAGGCGAAACGATCACCGACATATCCATGAAGCACGCTGAAGAAATGGTCCGCAATGCAGAAAAAATCCCCGCGCCCGGACGATAG
- a CDS encoding ABC transporter ATP-binding protein: MDTAKYTITVNDLARKFGRHAVFKNINLSVETGRSLCITGPNGSGKSTLLRILAGLQNPTSGTVLLSSGGPIEKALWMDHIGYTGPLVNPYDELTGIENLSFVLKDGGAAQKVSSLLLQFKLDLHGNKKVKHYSSGMKQRLKIILAILNDPPILFLDEAGTNLDSDGTSILHGYLESVRTSKIIILATNDADEEKLCSGVIRLG, translated from the coding sequence ATGGACACCGCAAAATACACAATCACCGTCAATGATCTTGCCAGGAAATTCGGACGGCATGCCGTATTTAAAAACATCAATCTGTCTGTTGAGACGGGACGGTCCCTCTGCATCACCGGGCCCAACGGATCAGGAAAATCGACCCTGCTGAGGATCCTCGCTGGGCTCCAGAATCCCACATCCGGGACCGTACTTCTTTCATCGGGCGGCCCCATCGAGAAAGCCCTCTGGATGGACCATATCGGCTATACCGGGCCGCTGGTCAATCCCTATGATGAATTGACCGGCATTGAAAATCTCTCATTTGTTCTCAAAGATGGCGGCGCAGCACAGAAGGTCTCGTCGCTCCTCCTTCAATTCAAGCTGGACCTTCACGGCAATAAAAAAGTTAAGCATTATTCATCGGGCATGAAGCAGCGCCTCAAAATAATCCTGGCTATACTTAACGATCCCCCCATTCTCTTTTTAGACGAGGCTGGAACAAATCTCGATTCAGACGGGACATCGATACTTCATGGTTATCTCGAATCGGTCCGCACCTCGAAGATAATTATCCTCGCCACGAACGACGCAGATGAAGAAAAACTGTGCAGCGGGGTGATCAGGCTTGGGTAA
- a CDS encoding NAD(+)/NADH kinase, producing the protein MIQTASINFRPDDESSLPLLAQLIEFLEEKHIRIHLPEYDIIRGESFYRLAVPQDQFVHGADLIIVIGGDGTFLRTARLFCGTGKPIFGINRGRLGFLTEFSPQEYPVHLENVLKGHYSTVERLVLEVVLRRDGMDLVSQCFLNDAVLHKGSFSRPIRLELQIDGCFFSSYTGDGLIISTPTGSTAYALSAGGPIITPTEAKIFLLIPICPHSLAMRPMIIPATSDFRARIASDYKNLLLTIDGQEVIGIDGKDEILIRQSNKNIKLITHPEKNYYSILREKLGWG; encoded by the coding sequence ATGATACAGACAGCATCAATAAATTTTCGACCGGATGACGAGAGCTCACTTCCGCTCCTTGCGCAGCTCATAGAATTTCTTGAGGAGAAGCATATCAGGATCCATCTGCCGGAATACGACATCATCCGCGGTGAATCATTTTATCGCCTGGCGGTGCCGCAGGACCAGTTCGTTCACGGCGCGGACCTGATCATCGTCATCGGCGGGGACGGCACCTTTCTCCGCACAGCCCGACTTTTCTGCGGAACGGGGAAGCCGATATTCGGGATTAACAGGGGGCGCCTCGGGTTCCTGACAGAATTCAGCCCCCAAGAATATCCGGTCCACCTGGAAAACGTCCTGAAGGGCCACTATTCCACGGTGGAACGGCTCGTTCTCGAGGTCGTCCTGCGACGGGACGGCATGGACCTGGTAAGCCAGTGCTTTCTCAATGACGCGGTGCTCCACAAGGGATCATTTTCGCGGCCCATACGCCTGGAGCTGCAGATCGACGGGTGCTTTTTCAGCTCATACACCGGGGACGGCCTCATCATCTCCACGCCCACCGGCTCAACGGCCTACGCCCTGTCCGCCGGCGGCCCCATCATAACCCCGACGGAAGCGAAAATTTTTCTGCTGATTCCCATCTGCCCTCACAGCCTTGCCATGCGGCCAATGATCATCCCTGCGACATCCGACTTCCGGGCGCGCATAGCGTCGGATTACAAGAATTTATTATTGACAATTGACGGTCAGGAAGTAATTGGAATAGACGGAAAGGACGAGATTCTGATACGACAGTCCAATAAGAACATCAAGCTGATAACGCATCCGGAAAAAAATTACTATTCCATCCTGCGCGAAAAGCTCGGGTGGGGTTAG
- a CDS encoding helix-turn-helix domain-containing protein has translation MTNNKLREIASALAASEDREQIESFLKSILTRNEIDEISARWELVKLLDEGMSQRKIADRLGISLCKITRGSRELKKAHSPFRAMIERYKETAKEPPGKKQAN, from the coding sequence ATGACCAACAACAAACTGAGGGAAATAGCGTCCGCGCTGGCTGCTTCCGAGGACCGGGAACAGATCGAGTCATTTTTAAAAAGCATCCTCACCAGGAACGAGATCGATGAAATCTCCGCCCGGTGGGAGCTGGTGAAGCTGCTCGATGAAGGCATGAGCCAGAGAAAAATCGCCGACCGCCTCGGTATCAGCCTCTGCAAGATCACCAGGGGCTCACGGGAGCTTAAAAAGGCCCATTCCCCCTTCAGAGCCATGATTGAGCGGTACAAGGAAACCGCAAAAGAACCGCCTGGAAAAAAACAGGCGAATTAA
- a CDS encoding Hpt domain-containing protein yields the protein MKAEDYINKKALSERLDGDFELFKELAQLFLSDSPKLVTAVQEAISSKNTEKIGKTSHTIKGAVANFSAEKAFNAALTLEKMGKNHDLEKVNEAFSVLNDEIENMRKALRQMLEENSL from the coding sequence ATGAAAGCGGAAGATTATATCAATAAGAAAGCTTTAAGCGAGCGTCTTGACGGTGATTTTGAGCTCTTCAAGGAACTGGCGCAGTTATTCCTGTCGGATTCTCCGAAACTTGTGACAGCCGTGCAGGAAGCGATCAGTAGTAAAAATACCGAGAAGATAGGCAAGACATCTCATACCATAAAGGGCGCGGTGGCGAACTTCTCGGCGGAAAAGGCCTTTAACGCGGCCCTGACGCTGGAAAAAATGGGGAAAAACCATGACCTTGAAAAGGTTAATGAAGCGTTCAGCGTGCTTAATGATGAAATAGAAAATATGCGAAAAGCCCTGCGGCAGATGCTGGAAGAAAACAGCCTGTAA
- a CDS encoding heme exporter protein CcmB, which produces MGKDILRNLRKDFLIEFRSRFALNIAVSFAAIVTIAMSLTAGGVPFPVQVQAILLWVVIFFSAMNGLSHIFVREEDQSTALFLRITVPAESVFISKFIFNQLFMMIILAVVTPLFLFFLQVTVIHALHFVCTIAIGGISVAAATTILAAMVAKAGGKGSLFTIISFPILLPVLWVSISSTAAALSVPEPGGRNLLFLLAFSGFISVISFLLFRFVWIED; this is translated from the coding sequence TTGGGTAAGGATATACTTCGCAATCTACGTAAAGATTTCCTGATCGAGTTCAGGAGCAGGTTCGCTTTGAACATCGCCGTCTCCTTTGCCGCCATCGTGACCATCGCCATGAGCCTCACGGCCGGGGGTGTTCCCTTTCCGGTGCAGGTGCAGGCGATCCTCCTCTGGGTCGTCATCTTTTTCAGCGCCATGAACGGCCTCTCCCACATCTTCGTCCGCGAGGAAGACCAGTCGACGGCCTTATTTTTGCGGATCACGGTCCCGGCCGAATCCGTCTTCATATCCAAATTCATCTTCAACCAGCTATTCATGATGATCATTTTGGCGGTGGTGACACCCCTCTTTCTCTTCTTTTTGCAGGTGACGGTCATACACGCCCTTCACTTTGTATGCACGATAGCGATAGGGGGAATTTCCGTTGCAGCGGCTACCACAATACTGGCAGCCATGGTCGCAAAGGCGGGGGGGAAAGGGTCCCTGTTTACAATCATATCTTTTCCCATTCTCCTGCCGGTGCTCTGGGTCTCCATTTCATCGACGGCGGCGGCGCTGAGCGTCCCGGAGCCAGGGGGAAGGAACCTTCTTTTTTTGCTTGCTTTTTCCGGTTTCATTTCAGTTATATCCTTTCTACTATTCAGATTCGTCTGGATTGAAGATTGA
- the ccsA gene encoding cytochrome c biogenesis protein CcsA: MSSNAGNILIILSLALSVGATIAMILSAAGRVRFSRPAAILYWITGAGIALSAILLLYYFIEYDYRFAYVFDNSSRDLPLAYRIAAFWAGKEGSFLLWLLFLNLFGFVIIRKKGPESEIVASVMLLSQIFILIILLVESPFTYIWDKFPESISPGMAPGDGAGLNPLLKDPWMVTHPPILFLGYASSTVIFSYAIAALVKREYRSWVSASYPWLLFSMVTLGVGIFLGGYWAYTVLGWGGYWGWDPVENSSLIPWLVSIALVHGFVIQRRNRTLARTNIILALAYFLTVFYSTWLTRSGVLSNFSVHSFAASEVATFLMVFMLAYIAGAAVIFSLRVTTITGEKLDAPFLDWKTMTVYGIIVLMAYSIIILGGTSMPLLSQLFMARPTNVTASFYNNFSMPLGIIMLVLMVTATTMIVTKGNGILKKETIISFAGALILGIAINWGFTGSVPAYLYSVLAIFVMAQSIADMLKSKSAVILPSRLAHIGIGLLILGIITSNFHTTSVQKKLDYGTKASVDSMDITFSGVTEEKESRLRFTVQRGQRTDTIETAYYFHEKTQSIYKEPYIFAGFFNDIYIAPENYENGSDAVTNLIIGKGEEKKFSGVTVGFTGFRTEHMTSGEPSTYADIKVNGIPLSPGIVFSRGAMHSQDCPIPGTDRSVSLRDIDANSKKILLHITPGKNIAVPADSVLITVTRKRLIWLVWLGTICIACGGGYGLIRSLRSRT; the protein is encoded by the coding sequence ATGAGCTCCAACGCGGGAAACATACTGATCATCCTGTCCCTGGCCTTATCCGTCGGTGCAACCATCGCCATGATCCTATCCGCCGCAGGCAGGGTACGGTTCTCCAGGCCTGCCGCCATCCTCTACTGGATTACCGGTGCCGGCATTGCCCTTTCCGCGATCCTGCTCCTCTACTACTTCATCGAATACGACTATCGCTTTGCCTATGTCTTTGACAATTCATCAAGAGACCTTCCCCTTGCCTACCGCATAGCTGCTTTCTGGGCCGGCAAGGAAGGCAGCTTTCTTCTCTGGCTCCTCTTTCTCAACCTGTTCGGATTCGTTATAATCCGGAAGAAGGGTCCCGAATCTGAAATCGTCGCGTCGGTCATGCTCCTCTCCCAGATATTCATACTGATCATTCTCCTTGTGGAAAGCCCCTTCACGTACATATGGGACAAATTCCCGGAAAGCATAAGCCCCGGCATGGCCCCCGGCGACGGCGCAGGGCTCAATCCCCTTCTCAAGGACCCGTGGATGGTGACTCACCCGCCTATCCTTTTTCTCGGCTATGCATCGTCTACGGTCATCTTCTCCTATGCGATCGCGGCCCTGGTGAAGAGGGAATACCGTTCATGGGTGTCAGCCTCCTACCCCTGGCTCCTTTTCAGTATGGTGACCCTGGGTGTAGGGATTTTCCTGGGCGGCTACTGGGCCTACACGGTCCTCGGCTGGGGAGGCTACTGGGGATGGGACCCTGTCGAAAACTCATCCCTCATTCCGTGGCTCGTTTCCATCGCCCTGGTCCATGGCTTTGTCATACAGCGACGAAACAGGACCCTGGCGCGGACCAATATCATACTTGCCCTCGCATATTTTCTCACGGTATTTTACAGCACCTGGCTTACGCGGAGCGGCGTGCTTTCCAATTTTTCCGTCCACTCCTTCGCGGCTTCGGAAGTGGCGACATTCCTCATGGTCTTTATGCTGGCATACATAGCGGGAGCGGCAGTTATTTTCAGCCTCCGCGTTACAACCATTACAGGGGAAAAGCTGGATGCGCCTTTTCTTGATTGGAAGACCATGACCGTGTACGGCATCATAGTCCTCATGGCTTACTCCATCATCATACTGGGGGGAACGTCGATGCCCCTTCTTTCCCAGCTGTTCATGGCTCGTCCCACCAATGTGACGGCTTCTTTTTATAACAATTTCTCAATGCCCCTGGGAATCATAATGCTCGTGCTGATGGTTACAGCCACGACGATGATAGTAACGAAGGGAAATGGTATTCTGAAAAAGGAAACAATCATATCTTTTGCCGGCGCTCTCATCCTGGGCATCGCAATCAACTGGGGATTCACCGGGAGCGTCCCGGCCTATTTGTATTCCGTCCTGGCGATCTTTGTCATGGCGCAGTCCATTGCCGACATGTTGAAATCTAAATCCGCCGTAATCCTCCCATCCCGCCTGGCCCATATCGGCATCGGCCTTTTGATACTCGGCATAATAACGTCGAATTTCCATACCACATCGGTCCAGAAAAAACTGGACTACGGCACAAAGGCATCAGTTGATTCCATGGATATCACCTTTTCCGGGGTCACGGAAGAAAAAGAATCCCGTCTACGCTTTACCGTCCAAAGGGGCCAGCGGACTGACACTATTGAAACGGCCTATTATTTCCATGAAAAAACCCAGTCCATATACAAGGAGCCGTATATCTTCGCCGGTTTTTTCAATGATATCTATATCGCCCCGGAAAATTATGAAAACGGATCCGATGCCGTTACGAATTTGATCATCGGCAAAGGCGAGGAAAAAAAATTCAGCGGAGTGACCGTCGGCTTTACCGGGTTCAGGACCGAGCATATGACATCGGGGGAGCCCTCAACCTACGCCGATATTAAAGTAAACGGCATCCCCCTCTCTCCAGGCATTGTCTTCAGCCGCGGCGCCATGCATTCGCAGGACTGTCCGATCCCGGGCACCGACCGGTCTGTTTCCCTCCGCGACATAGACGCGAACAGTAAAAAGATACTGCTCCATATAACACCGGGAAAAAACATAGCGGTGCCGGCCGATTCGGTCCTGATCACCGTCACCAGGAAGAGGCTCATCTGGCTGGTATGGCTGGGAACGATTTGTATCGCCTGCGGCGGAGGTTACGGGCTGATTCGATCGCTGCGAAGCAGAACATGA
- a CDS encoding cytochrome c maturation protein CcmE, producing MKYRTIILFIVGLAFLVAAVFFVSDDILSPYVPFKEAQASAEKYVQIIGKLDRSVPVSHSEGEFTFTVIDRDGTRMRVLHRGTKPQNFEHAEQIVMLGRYRTDGSIFDADKVLVKCPSKYRRKM from the coding sequence ATGAAATATCGAACAATCATACTTTTCATCGTGGGGCTGGCGTTCCTGGTCGCAGCCGTTTTCTTCGTCAGCGACGACATCCTGTCGCCCTACGTTCCATTCAAAGAGGCACAGGCCAGCGCGGAAAAATACGTCCAGATCATAGGTAAACTCGATAGATCGGTCCCGGTCAGCCACAGCGAGGGTGAATTTACTTTTACCGTTATTGACAGGGACGGGACCAGGATGCGGGTACTCCACCGGGGGACCAAGCCGCAGAACTTCGAGCACGCGGAACAGATTGTCATGCTCGGCAGGTACAGGACAGACGGAAGCATCTTCGATGCGGACAAGGTCCTGGTGAAATGTCCGTCCAAATACAGGAGAAAAATGTAA